The following nucleotide sequence is from Chaetodon auriga isolate fChaAug3 chromosome 19, fChaAug3.hap1, whole genome shotgun sequence.
atccatgcatgtgtgtgtgtacgtgtgcattCACACGGTTTTCAAGTGTGTCTgcatacattcacacacgcacagttcaaacacacacactcagacaatgatgtgtgtgtgttttacattctCTATATTgggttgttattgttttgtggCAGTGTTGGGTGCTGCTGCGCAGAgagtggaggctgaggaggaggagggggaggtgctGGATAGACACAGATGTCTGTTGGCCCTGGCAGCGCTGCGACACGCCAAGTGGTTCCAGGTCGGCACccactcacttcctgtcttcctgCCCGATGCTTATTGTAGCCTGACGATTCACCCAGAGTGAATACACTCACTGTCAGATAATACTGCGGTGCTTATTATGCCCACTCAGTTTCAAGAATAGATAGAGGTGTGGACAAATTGCACATTTTTACTAACTTAAATTTTCATATATATGTTAGAATAATTACAAATTATCTTATAGATCTCTGCAATATGGCCAATGAACCCATGTATTTATGCTTTCTCTTATCCAGTTTAGGCTGCaggatgttgttgttttacaaCATCATGAACAAAAATTGCCAAATATTACACAACAGTTACAAAAATACTTCTCctaaaaagtgtatttttgcCATATACAATGTTGCATTCCACCCACTTAGATAAGAACTAGAAAAAAGATTGTAGAAAGAATGTAAGAAGTATCGTAAGGCTACAAAAGCAATTGTTGatacttgtttttctttttggctaTTATGTGAACCTGCCTGCTCTGTAGAGTATGTCAATGCTTCCCTTTGATTCCCCCTCCATCCCCTTCCCCATCTATCTCCCAACTCACTTACCTTactgacaaaaaagaaacattgtaCAAGTCCAGAATGTAGGTATTTTCTGAAGACAACATTTTTAGGGAAACATGTTCATTGAAATAAATTCAAAATGTATAGTGTCTTAAACTCAGGATATTAGTCTCTGTGGGGATCTCATGCAGAGTTTTAGACAGATACAATCGCTTCATTATGTGGCTTTGTGGTGTAAAGCAGGCTGTTATCTGTACGTTATGTGGTTGCACAAATACCACTCCTCCTGCACTCAAtttgtttccttcctccctttttttctgtttaatctTCCCTCTTGCATCCTTCTGTCTTTCCGTCTTCTCCCCTGTCCACCCCACTATCTCTCCCAGGCTCGAGTGAATGGGCTCAAGTCCTGCGTAATCATTCTCAGGATACTTAGAGACATGTGCAATAGACACCCCGTCTGGGAACCTCTCAAGGGATGGGTGAGTCTTTTGCTGTAATTGGAGTGTTAATCCTATGGAATAAAAATAATCTTGACTTTTATGCATTTTGAtgccattattattacaaaataCCGTCCATTTCGCTTATAATGGGAATTCCCTATTTTGATTGAAATTTGAATGTCAAATGTCTGTAAATGTGCGTGTTGCATAATAGGATGAAGAATTCCAGTGCGCAGTGTATAATGGAATGTCATGAGGATCTGATTGATAGACGTTGTGTTAATCTTGATAGCAAGAAAGATTaattaaataatatatatataatatgtaatAATTATAATGATAATTACACCTATTGTGTAAAAAGGGTAAATATCTTTATGTGCACAAACCTCATTTTCCTCACAGTtgcatgtctctctgtgtgtgtttgtgtgttcctgcagcCCTTAGAGCTTATCTGCGAGAAGGCAATTGCCACCTGCAACAGACCTCTTGGGGCTGGAGAAGCCCTGCGTCGCGTCATGGAGTGTCTGGCCTCAGGCATACTGCTAACAGGTACGGAGCCATGGTGGAAGAATGAATATACATACTTCTCCACAGAGgcgcgtgtgtgttttgatgcaaattATTGGCATTTCCAGTGAACGGAGCTAGGGAACATGCTAAATTCGGGTAGAGAGCAAAtacatggaaacacatttttgagctGTTGCTCTAAGAGAGGTCGAGACATTATCAATGACCCAGCAGAACACAGCTGTCTGAGGAAAGCAGTCATTATGAGAGCATCTTAATTAGCAGCAGCTGAAGGGCTTCTTCACAAAATGTCCCGCATCCCcgcaaaaagaaatcaattattCAAAAGTATGTGAAGGCTGAGTTCCATTTTACCTCATTTTAAAAGATTTGCTTAGATGCAAAAACCAGACTGATGAGCGCAGGTAACAGACTAAcgataaaaaagagagagaaatgttttacACAAGTTGTTTATGTTTAATTGAAAGGGAAAATGTGTGCCACACTGGCAGGAGAATATTTACTCATCCACAGTTTTCAAATTTCCAAGAAATGTGGCGTTACCAGAACTTGAGGGTTTTTATCTTGTAAATTAATTGGCTGGTTTGAATAGCTCACAGCCACTTTGACCACTTCAATattcctgttgctgctgtggtcCATTTCAATAGTCAGGATTTCTATTGTCACTTGTTTCCTGACAGTGAAGCCTAATTAAATTTTGCTCAGCACCATTGTTAGTACATAAAGTGACAACAACTGACTTTGTGCATGCGTGTCTCATCCTTTCTCCCTTCCCCCAGGTGGTCCAGGTTTGCACGACCCATGTGAGAAAGAGCCAACAAACACACTAGCTAACATGACCGATCAGCAGGCTGAGGCCATTACCTACAGTGCGCAGgtacgcatacacacatacatacacacgcacacacaaacgtcACCTTAAGGACATCGTTGTTATCACCCAGCTGTGCTCGCTctgagctgtcagtgtgtgggaATCAGTAAGCAACACGCCTATTACCAGCCGAAAAACCCCCATCACCACCCCAACCACACAATCTGCATCCACATAAGCTTGTATGAGCGTGCACGTGCGCGTCCAGGAACAGCTGTGTGGTGCTGCATTTTAATGATTGGTGTGGGAAACTGTTGCCATTGTAAGCCATAAATCCATTTCTGACACCCCGAGGACAGTATTTGCGTGCATGCGCTTTGGGCCTGCGAGCTGTCATGTccttcttcacacacacactcgactGAGCAGGGCAGCCTCTGAGCCGCATGGCTTAGTGAATCCTGCCGTCCATTTCCTTTGAAGGCAGCCCGAACGAGGCTGGAATGTCAATGGGGATAATTGTATCGGAGCAGATACAAGAGCAGAtaggagagagggagctgtTCTGTCAATGAGCTTCACCGAGCCTCATGAATATCTGAGACACTCTACCTCTCTAATGGATTTATATTAGCAGAGCCACTGTGTGCCATCCTGGTTATCTCTCTGATTGTTTGTGCAGATTGGGGATGTGTACAGTAGGTCAAGAATGATGAATGAACACATAGGCACACTGGTCAGTATGTATGCTGATGTTATTGACGtcaagagggaaaaaatgtaatttgacgCTGTGTGTTTCATGATAAGAGAATAAAATGCTGCAGGATGACACTTataattaaatttaaattttcCCAGAGTTTCTTGGCTTGTGCTTGAGACTTGCATTTTTGAACAAAAGGACTGGGCTCCAAATTGGAAGTGTGGGGTCTGAATGAAGTGGGCATTTAGGAGGCAGAAGAGGTTTTAGTCACGCTATCAAGTTGCATTGTGGAAATGTGGGATCCAACTTTAAGCAAGCGCGATTCTGGATTGCTGGAGTACCTCTTTAACAGAAAATTATTTGACTGTGTTCATGTCCATATTCTCAATACAGCTTGAACTAACCTCAGCTTTCCCttctttcctgtttgtgtgtgtttcacgtTACAACAGCATGCTCTCAGACTCATGGCATTCGGACAGATCTACAAGGTGTTGGAGATGGATCCTCTTCCCTCAAATAAACCCTCACAGAAATACCCTTGGTCTGATAAagaaggtgtgtgtatgtgtctacctgcctgtctgctcagttcacctgtgtgtctgcccCCACGTGCCTCGTCtttctgtcctcgtctgtctgtccaggcCTTCAGTCTGTATGTATCAATTTTTTACGCTGTCTCTGTTAATCTGTCTGTCAAGGCTTGTGTATTGGCCTGTCAGCATTCCTGGGTTCAGTTATCTGGGTCACACATGACGTGACCTTTGATTTTTCTACACACCAGCGCTGACAGCACTGTCAATATTGCTGACATGTGAAACATCACAAAATATGTTTAagaaatatgatgttttttggtattttgccatctttttctgctgtcatttttttcattttgttttttcagtgtcacACCAAAAACACAGTGGCCTTGGTAAAATGTCGTAAGCCTGTGCTTGGTTTATGGAGCAATTATTCTGCTTTTGTTCACGCAAGTGAAACTTGGCAAATTTTCTAATTGACTTTTCATGTCAAATCAACTTGAGCCCTTTGGCATCTTGTGACACTGACATGGAAAATTGCCAGGGCATTTACAGATCAAGGTGCCTGAAGGAAAGGAGCTTATGTGTCCTCGTcattgtttgaatgtttgctggtctgcctgtctgacttGTTTATCTTGTCTGCCAGTTTATCCATCTTTGTTCTCATCCTCAcatatttcttgttttctacAGCTTTACCgctctgtctttgtcacatACAAATGGTTTTGTGTGCGCTCATATAAACATCTCTTGTAGTTGGTGATTGATTCGCAACTGTTTCCATATTTCTCTCTGAGGCTCaccctcttgctctctctccagGCTTAGGTCTGAAGAGGCCATACGAGGATGGAGCGATGGATGACAAGGACCTCAtcaagaagatgaagaggaatcTGAGGAAAGGTACGAAAaggcaagagagaaagagcaacgGCAAAGTGTTATTACCTCATTGCTTCTGATGCCTTTTCTGCTCATTCACCCTGAACTattttaaagacaaaagaagGGAAATGTTTAACTTAAGGGGGTAAGTATAAGAATAACTACCATCTTACAAAAGTTTCATTCAGCATTGGATTGTCATTATTTTCGTCcaaaccactgaaaacacagtggCACGATGCTTAGACGTGCCTTAGCCTTGCTTCTCTTCCCCTTGTCTctatttcatttctgtgtctttcccTGTCTGCTTCTCTACCCTCCACCTTCCTTCCATCCGTTGGAGGCAGATCAATAGTATTGATTGCGAACGTTTTAGTAGGCCACCCAACCATCCCCAGCTCTTTCTTCATACAAGGGGAAGACGAACCTCGACtaatggagacagagaggcattTTTAGATATTGGCAAACTGGAGGGAAGTgattgaaagagaaagaaaatagagAGGCACTTTTATTCATCTTGAAAACAACCAGTAAGAGTGCTGAAAACCATTAGAATATATGATTTATTACCTACAGTAACTCAGAATTGGCCCAGTCTGTCCAATACTAGTTGAATAATTGTTACACCCCCTAACAACCCTTATTATATTTATCCTAATCTGCTCTACTTTCTACTGTAACCATACTCCCCTCCATCTTTTTGCATTAGTTCTAGACAGTAAAGCCATAGACTCCAACCAGCCAATGAACGCCCTGATGCGGTTGAACCAGATCCGGCCGGGGCTGCAGTATCGCCTGCTGTCCCAGTCGGGCCCGGTTCACGCTCCGGTCTTCACCATGTCAGTGGATCTGGATGGAACCATTTACGAAGCGTCTGGATCCTCCAAGAAGACCGCCAAGCTCCACGTCGCTGTCAAGGTAAGAGGGCAAATGAGGGCAAAGTAgtagtgtgtgttttctgtgtggttCCCTCTGATTTACGGCTGTGCTTATTTGGACATacaaaaacagctgattaaAGAAACGCTAATGACGAAAAAGAGATGATTCTTTTTTGGCTACCTGAAGAACTTTCTaagctccagctgcagctgagcctgTGTGTATctataaatatgtttttgtctgtgtatgcctattggcgtgtgtgtgtttgtgtgagtgcgtgtgagGAAGGATGGAGGTGGGCAAATCCATGTAATCCCAAAGTGGTTGTGAACAAAGAGGCTCTCCAGAGCACAGAGCTGGGATAATCCGCTATCCGCTCCATTCCCATAAAAGGCTCTCCTCCctatctctctccccctcttctattctcctcactcactttctttctctcgtGTACTCACCTTTTGatctccccttctctccctctgtttctctccctcagtTTCTCTCACTCACTCGAGTGGCTGGTTCAACAGCTGTAACACAAACACCCATTTGGGTCAAAAAGTTGTCATTTGCCTTTTCTCTTGTGCCGACATTATTGTTCTGAATCACCTTGCTGCTCTGCGTGCTGTCAAGGAGCAGTGGGCTCATGTGACTCCTTCTGTATTGTAATGGCTTTATTATAACCATTGTGTGAGTTAGATCTACCTCTATCATGTCAGTACATGAAGTGGGCTGCGGTATTGCAGCTTCTGGAGGGATGTATTTGTGGAAACATAATCATTTGTGACATCAACGTGGTGGAGGGTCGTAAGACGGGCATACTTACCGCTTTGGTTGCATTTCCTGGCAATGCTTTTCATTCTTATTACCCAGTAGCTCTACACCTTTATAGCTGATAATGGCGATAAAGTCTGTTCAAAACAGAGTTCAAAACATTTGTTGTGAAATGGAGGCCATTTTgtcagagacaaacaaaggGACATTAACGTAGCGTAAAACTGTTTTCATACTGCAAAATCTATTTCATCACGTTTAGTGTGTTATTTCAAATTTTTAGCAATTCGATTATCAAAGATGTTACCTGGTTGACTGAGGACATTTTCATTCAGCTAGCTAGATGGTCGTTTACACACAAGGGTGTTAGACAAGGGTAGCTTACAGGGTACCTCCGGTTTACATCTCACTTATTTGTTTTGGTCTTATCATTTCTACTCGTAATTATTTAAATTAAGTTTTGGTCAATAATGATCAGTAATGATGACATTAGACATTATCTAGATTatgtacaagtacagcagtatgTCCATGTTATTATTTCACTCGCAACAGAccaaaaataaatgcacaatGGCAGCAACATATTCCTGTTGAGAACAATCGTCAATGTTAGCGCATGAGTGTTTAAACCATTGATGGTTTGTGCTCGGAGTCCAAAgctttgctttcttttgtttgctctcCTGCCAAGTTGCATCCTATCAGCTCCTTATTATCTTGTCATCATCTTCCCTCTCAAGGTTCTCCAGGCAATGGGCTACCCAACAGGTTTCGACTCAGACTTGGACCCCATGAGCTCAGACGAGAAGTCCGACGGCGAGGGGAAGAGCGAGATATCATCACACACAAGCAATAACCCAACACACTCATCAGACAGTTCCAACACACTGGAGGTGGGGACAAATTTTAAATGATTACAGTCACTCTGGTTTAAGGACATTAAAGGTATCCAACCTTTAAATTGAATTACTCTAAtaatcttttctctcttcaggtGCGAACTCAGGGTCCCATACTGACGGCGAGTGGGAAGAACCCCGTCATGGAGCTAAACGAAAAGAGACGAGGCCTCAAGTATGAACTCATATCTGAAAGTGGAGGAAGCCACGACAAACGCTTTGTTATGGAGGTGAGAgcttcatgtacacacacagactgattgATGCTGgtaaaagatttaaaaacatgtacacATGTAAAAGCATGTGGAGCCATGACAtataatcaaaaaaaaaatatatatataaaaaagcaGTGGctaagccacacacacactcagaaacaggCTGATCACCGGTAGAGTCAATCAGTCATCCTGGTTCCTGGAGCAGGCCTATTCTCTGTGGGGTGTGTTGTTTTCCGACATGCCTGGCTGCTCCATCGCTCTGCTGATTGATTAGCAGGCCTGCTTGACAGCAGGGCATCGCTAAACAAGCTGTCCCGTTCAGCCAGACTTGCCGGCTGAGTTACTGATGACTGAtaagtgtatttgtgtgtgtctgtgtgtatgtgcacatcaGGTGGAGGTCGATGGGCAGAAGTTTCGTGGGGCAGGCCCCAACAAAAAAGTAGCAAAGGCCAGTGCTGCTTTAGCAGCTCTGGAAAAACTCTTCTCTGGTCCCAACGCAGCtgcaaacaagaaaaagaagatatTGCCTCAGGTAAAGAGACACGCACGCAGAGGGTAGTCTGGGCAACAtgcctttacacacacagagtgaaacaacaacaacatataatCAAATCTGTTTTCCTTAAGAACCAAACTGTCAGAACAGCTTGAAGATAGATTACGTTTAAACATCTTTCCAGGTCAGTGTCACCTCTGTGGAGCCGTGCGACAATTTGTCCACTTTGTTCTCCTGTCAATAATCAATAGAACTGTGTATAACAGGTGTCTAATCAGATCAATGCTTGACAGCTATTAGATCATCACGCTTCCaaaacagatttgtgaacaTTGAGGCCCATAATGCATTCGAACATTGTCTGGGATAATTCTGAGTGTGCTTTTTGGATTTCTGCACTATATttatgcagacacacatttgTGTGCATACACTGTGTGTATCTTTGCTTCGTGAATGTTTGAAACACACTTACATGTGATATGTACTGTGTCCAGACTAAAGGAGccctggctgcagcagcagcagcatcagcagtagCAGCTCAGGtagccagaggaagaggaagagcagcccTAGCAAGAGGAGCCTTCGTCAGTGCAGCCGCACCTGGATACGTCACACCAGGTAGTGAGAGGATggctgtgtgtggttttgtggttttgttgtttttaccgAGGTGATAAGTATTATTATCTGTTTTTGTATTGGGTGGTTTTGGGGTCTTTTCAGTCTTGTAGAATTTGTGTTCTAgatggtattttatttttatattaacatgGTTGTTTGTGCAGgattgacattttcttttactgtttacagtgctgacattttcatctgCTGTAGAGTAAAATAAACATCCATTTCCCCCCTGCGGTTGTTTTGGAAATATCACAGGCTTTCTGAAATACCCTACagcaacatacagtacaggGGACAGCAGTTAATGAAAGACTGTCTGAGAGCTCAATATCAGACAGTGTTAACAGAGAATCATgcagaaaatctgaattttatgAATTTCAGTCAGTGCTGAACCTCTGCTAATATATGACCTCAGCCTGTCACAAATATTACATAATTGCCTGATCACGATTATTCGAGCTGATGGCTGTTCATTTTGCATAATCTCTAGAATCGTTTCCATTCCCCTGTGTAAAAACAGCTGGGtgaacagaaatgtcatatttccattACTATTTGCACATGGCTTCCCAccatttgaggtttgactggaaCTGTTTTAATGACATCATCTCGTTGCCTTCCTTTTTCTGTCATGGTTTATTGGCACCTGAATTAGCGCCACCAACTGTTTATCTCGAGGTGTTTAACTTCTAATCTCTGCATAATTATAGTGGATGGAACCACATAAAACCTGGCGATTAGAATTAGAAAGA
It contains:
- the strbp gene encoding spermatid perinuclear RNA-binding protein isoform X2, which gives rise to MRSFRSFSNDDRHVMAKHSTIYPSSQELEAVQTLVSTVECALKHVSDWLDQSSSDAHSQVDSQPADSTEEDDPGEEPSDEAEDSSDSYRESSSGGVLCGVMRIGLVAKGLLIKGDMDLELVLMCRDKPTQTLLDTVCHNLPTQIEKLTEEKYEVTSSLPEAAILVRTTTEPKLTLKITLTSPAMREDEEEEEEEEEELENGEEGEEDEEEEEEEVEVEEEEQEKKNGRVLGAAAQRVEAEEEEGEVLDRHRCLLALAALRHAKWFQARVNGLKSCVIILRILRDMCNRHPVWEPLKGWPLELICEKAIATCNRPLGAGEALRRVMECLASGILLTGGPGLHDPCEKEPTNTLANMTDQQAEAITYSAQHALRLMAFGQIYKVLEMDPLPSNKPSQKYPWSDKEGLGLKRPYEDGAMDDKDLIKKMKRNLRKVLDSKAIDSNQPMNALMRLNQIRPGLQYRLLSQSGPVHAPVFTMSVDLDGTIYEASGSSKKTAKLHVAVKVLQAMGYPTGFDSDLDPMSSDEKSDGEGKSEISSHTSNNPTHSSDSSNTLEVRTQGPILTASGKNPVMELNEKRRGLKYELISESGGSHDKRFVMEVEVDGQKFRGAGPNKKVAKASAALAALEKLFSGPNAAANKKKKILPQTKGALAAAAAASAVAAQVARGRGRAALARGAFVSAAAPGYVTPGFGTPYGYSPAAAAAPAYGLPKRMLLLPVMKVPAYPVPHYHFF
- the strbp gene encoding spermatid perinuclear RNA-binding protein isoform X1; the encoded protein is MRSFRSFSNDDRHVMAKHSTIYPSSQELEAVQTLVSTVECALKHVSDWLDQSSSDAHSQVDSQPADSTEEDDPGEEPSDEAEDSSDSYRESSSGGVLCGVMRIGLVAKGLLIKGDMDLELVLMCRDKPTQTLLDTVCHNLPTQIEKLTEEKYEVTSSLPEAAILVRTTTEPKLTLKITLTSPAMREDEEEEEEEEEELENGEEGEEDEEEEEEEVEVEEEEQEKKNGRVLGAAAQRVEAEEEEGEVLDRHRCLLALAALRHAKWFQARVNGLKSCVIILRILRDMCNRHPVWEPLKGWPLELICEKAIATCNRPLGAGEALRRVMECLASGILLTGGPGLHDPCEKEPTNTLANMTDQQAEAITYSAQHALRLMAFGQIYKVLEMDPLPSNKPSQKYPWSDKEGLGLKRPYEDGAMDDKDLIKKMKRNLRKVLDSKAIDSNQPMNALMRLNQIRPGLQYRLLSQSGPVHAPVFTMSVDLDGTIYEASGSSKKTAKLHVAVKVLQAMGYPTGFDSDLDPMSSDEKSDGEGKSEISSHTSNNPTHSSDSSNTLEVRTQGPILTASGKNPVMELNEKRRGLKYELISESGGSHDKRFVMEVEVDGQKFRGAGPNKKVAKASAALAALEKLFSGPNAAANKKKKILPQTKGALAAAAAASAVAAQVARGRGRAALARGAFVSAAAPGYVTPGFGTPYGYSPAAAAAPAYGGLFIDNPFYQPRTIAPFIIHLGPQDLFSDF